The proteins below come from a single Acidobacteriota bacterium genomic window:
- a CDS encoding valine--tRNA ligase, translating into MELAKAYDPKSAEENHYKRWEESGFFKPEINQDPNATKYSIVIPPPNVTGSLHMGHALQHTIMDVLTRWKRMQGFRTLWLPGTDHAGISVQRKVVEQLKKDEHKKPTDIGREEFIKRAWAWKEQYGNTITEQMRREGASVDWTRQRFTMDEDLSLAVRNVFCTLYDEGWIYRGLRIVNWCPKDKTVLSDLEVKEETKKDGKLTYLKYPISGTDQTITVATTRPETMLGDTAVAVNGSDERYKHLVGQMIDLPLTGRQIPIIADEYVEAEFGTGAVKVTPAHDPNDYQIGQRHDLPQLLVMNDAGEMNAAAGAEFEGLDRFVARAKVVEMFDELGLLEKVDDYEITLPVCERCKTIVEPILSEQWFVKMDEMRDIALDLMKTEGVPHFSPQVPHEKVYTAWLENLKDWTISRQLWWGHQIPAWYDGDGNVYVGRTEAEAVEKSGGKALKQDSDVLDTWFSSGLWAFSTFGWTGGGSADTPVRPSSESSKDTPDQFDIGRADKSVRAPSDLETFLPTDVLVTGRDIIFLWVSRMIMLTKKFTGQKAFEDVIVTGTVLGKDGKPMSKSRNNGVDPIEMFDKFGVDATRIYLASIATGADIKWNDIGVETYRNFANKIWNATRFCLMNAGDTASLVSQPPALAGGTNVETMTATDPPAYAGGSDKMALADRWIISRLNKTSIDVNKSLAKYEFHTAVSLLYHFFWDDFCDWYIELKKDEITAGDQVSTDRIVAIIEQSLRLLHPFMPYLTEELWQKLPITSSKLHHPAYSEAESTVMLAKFPPGDASAIDDAAEREMSAVIDVIKKVRNIRAEMNISTAIKFTVHIAADAAMQEVLKANDAQILKLAKAEKLVIAAELDVPRASAKAVTSDARLAVPLEGLIDFDVERTRLQNQIAKLTEEKTRLDGQLSNANFVERAPAEKVDELRERSEELEHQTHTLKNNLEALD; encoded by the coding sequence ATGGAACTCGCAAAGGCCTACGATCCAAAATCGGCCGAAGAAAATCACTACAAACGCTGGGAAGAAAGCGGTTTTTTCAAACCTGAGATCAACCAGGATCCGAATGCGACGAAGTATTCGATCGTCATCCCGCCGCCAAACGTCACGGGCAGCCTGCACATGGGCCACGCCTTGCAGCACACGATCATGGACGTGCTGACGCGTTGGAAACGCATGCAGGGCTTTCGCACGCTTTGGCTACCGGGAACTGATCATGCCGGAATTTCCGTCCAGCGAAAGGTTGTCGAACAGCTCAAAAAAGACGAGCACAAAAAGCCAACCGACATCGGCCGCGAGGAATTCATCAAGCGAGCGTGGGCGTGGAAGGAACAGTACGGAAATACGATTACCGAACAAATGCGTCGCGAGGGAGCTTCGGTCGATTGGACGCGGCAGCGGTTCACGATGGACGAAGACCTGTCGCTTGCGGTGAGAAATGTTTTCTGCACGCTCTACGATGAAGGCTGGATCTATCGCGGCCTGCGTATCGTTAACTGGTGCCCGAAGGATAAGACGGTACTTTCGGATCTCGAAGTTAAGGAAGAGACGAAGAAAGACGGCAAACTAACGTATTTGAAATACCCGATCTCGGGAACCGATCAGACGATCACGGTGGCGACAACTCGCCCGGAAACGATGCTCGGCGACACAGCGGTTGCAGTTAACGGCAGCGATGAGCGTTACAAACATCTCGTCGGCCAGATGATCGATCTGCCGCTGACCGGCCGTCAGATACCGATAATCGCGGATGAATATGTCGAAGCTGAATTCGGGACCGGTGCGGTCAAGGTCACTCCGGCACATGATCCAAACGACTATCAGATCGGCCAACGTCACGATTTGCCGCAGTTGCTTGTAATGAACGACGCGGGCGAAATGAACGCGGCGGCGGGCGCGGAATTCGAAGGCCTCGATCGTTTCGTCGCTCGTGCAAAAGTTGTCGAGATGTTTGACGAACTTGGCCTGCTCGAAAAGGTCGACGATTACGAGATCACGCTTCCCGTTTGCGAACGCTGCAAAACCATTGTCGAACCGATCCTTTCAGAACAGTGGTTCGTGAAGATGGACGAGATGCGTGACATCGCTCTCGATCTGATGAAAACTGAAGGCGTGCCGCACTTCTCGCCGCAGGTCCCGCACGAAAAGGTTTACACCGCGTGGCTCGAAAATCTGAAAGACTGGACCATCTCGCGCCAACTCTGGTGGGGACATCAAATCCCGGCGTGGTATGACGGGGATGGAAACGTTTATGTAGGCCGTACTGAGGCTGAGGCCGTCGAAAAGTCGGGCGGAAAGGCTTTAAAGCAGGACAGCGATGTTCTCGACACCTGGTTTTCAAGCGGTTTGTGGGCATTTAGCACTTTCGGTTGGACCGGCGGCGGGAGTGCGGACACTCCTGTCCGCCCGTCTTCGGAAAGTAGCAAAGACACTCCAGACCAATTTGATATTGGACGTGCGGACAAGAGTGTCCGCGCTCCGTCGGATCTCGAAACTTTCCTCCCCACGGACGTGCTCGTCACCGGCCGCGACATTATCTTCCTCTGGGTTTCGAGGATGATAATGCTCACGAAGAAATTCACCGGGCAAAAGGCATTTGAGGATGTGATCGTGACGGGAACGGTTCTCGGCAAAGACGGCAAGCCGATGTCGAAATCGCGTAATAACGGCGTCGATCCGATCGAGATGTTCGATAAGTTCGGCGTTGACGCGACGCGAATCTATCTCGCCTCGATCGCAACCGGTGCGGATATTAAATGGAATGATATCGGCGTCGAGACCTATCGAAACTTCGCCAACAAGATCTGGAACGCCACGCGGTTTTGCCTGATGAATGCCGGCGATACCGCGAGCCTAGTGTCACAACCCCCTGCATTAGCGGGGGGAACAAACGTTGAGACAATGACAGCCACCGATCCGCCCGCTTACGCAGGCGGTTCTGACAAGATGGCACTTGCGGATCGCTGGATCATCTCGCGCTTGAATAAAACGTCGATCGACGTTAATAAATCTCTCGCAAAGTACGAATTCCACACCGCGGTTTCATTGCTTTATCACTTTTTCTGGGACGATTTCTGCGATTGGTACATTGAGCTGAAGAAGGATGAGATCACCGCGGGTGATCAGGTCTCGACGGATCGGATCGTCGCTATCATCGAGCAGTCGCTGCGGCTTTTGCATCCATTTATGCCTTATCTCACAGAGGAATTGTGGCAAAAGCTACCGATAACGTCGAGCAAGCTGCATCATCCCGCATATTCCGAGGCAGAATCGACCGTCATGCTCGCGAAATTTCCTCCCGGCGATGCGTCAGCGATCGATGATGCGGCGGAAAGGGAAATGAGTGCGGTCATCGACGTGATCAAAAAGGTGCGGAATATTCGCGCCGAGATGAATATCTCGACCGCGATCAAGTTCACGGTTCATATCGCGGCCGACGCGGCGATGCAGGAAGTCCTGAAAGCGAACGACGCTCAGATCCTGAAGCTCGCGAAGGCCGAAAAGCTTGTGATCGCTGCCGAACTAGACGTTCCGCGTGCCTCGGCAAAGGCCGTCACGTCCGACGCTCGCCTCGCCGTGCCGCTCGAAGGCCTCATCGACTTCGACGTCGAACGCACACGCCTTCAGAACCAGATCGCCAAGCTGACAGAAGAAAAAACACGCCTCGACGGCCAGCTCTCGAACGCCAATTTTGTCGAACGAGCCCCAGCGGAAAAAGTCGACGAATTGCGCGAACGCTCAGAAGAGCTAGAGCATCAAACTCACACATTGAAGAATAATTTAGAGGCACTTGATTAA
- the nadC gene encoding carboxylating nicotinate-nucleotide diphosphorylase, with product MNWLENGDVLASIGEFLAEDIGRGDITTTATVPQDTRGFGRFLAKEDLVLCGLDVAEAVFFHLDPDSSEIEASFGDGDEITAGTVFATLKGYADVLLVGERTALNLVQRLSGIATLTRQFVKAIEGTSAQIVDTRKTTPGLRMLEKYAVTIGGGKNHRMGLDDGVLIKDNHIALAGGITEAVKAAKNKVGHLHKIEVEISNWAQLREAINAGAEIVMLDNQTPEEAAKLVQMARSINPAVLIEASGNMDLDRVRSYAEAGVDLISVGKLTHSARAVDISFKIQIA from the coding sequence ATGAATTGGTTAGAAAACGGAGATGTGCTGGCGAGCATTGGTGAATTTCTCGCCGAAGATATCGGGCGCGGTGATATTACGACCACCGCGACGGTTCCGCAGGATACGCGTGGATTCGGCAGGTTTTTGGCGAAAGAAGACCTCGTGCTTTGCGGGCTGGATGTCGCTGAGGCGGTGTTTTTTCATCTCGATCCGGACAGCTCTGAGATCGAGGCATCGTTTGGCGACGGTGATGAGATAACGGCTGGAACCGTTTTCGCTACGCTGAAAGGCTATGCAGACGTTCTGCTCGTTGGTGAGCGAACGGCGTTGAATCTGGTCCAGCGTTTGTCAGGCATCGCGACGCTGACGCGGCAGTTTGTTAAGGCGATAGAGGGAACTTCAGCTCAGATCGTTGATACGCGAAAGACAACGCCGGGCTTACGAATGCTCGAAAAATACGCCGTTACGATCGGCGGCGGCAAGAATCATCGCATGGGCCTCGACGACGGCGTCCTGATCAAAGACAACCACATCGCCCTCGCCGGTGGCATCACCGAGGCCGTCAAAGCTGCCAAAAACAAGGTCGGGCATCTTCATAAGATCGAGGTCGAGATCTCAAATTGGGCCCAGCTTCGCGAAGCCATAAACGCCGGTGCCGAGATCGTCATGCTCGACAATCAAACTCCGGAAGAGGCCGCCAAATTGGTCCAGATGGCCCGCTCGATCAATCCCGCCGTGCTTATCGAAGCATCAGGAAATATGGACCTCGACCGTGTGCGGTCTTATGCCGAAGCGGGTGTCGATCTGATCTCGGTTGGAAAACTCACTCACTCGGCACGAGCGGTAGATATTTCGTTCAAAATACAGATCGCGTAG
- a CDS encoding response regulator yields MTKPKLLLADDSVTIRKVVELTFADEGIDVSTVADAETAMQRFVEIQPDIVLVDVGLDGTNGYQICEMIKADDATKHIPVLLLVGSFEPFDHDEAERVNADGFLTKPFHSIRDLVARVWEMLGREIEAAKPAVDEEIPPVPTFGDEFSEDVPVTDQPESDDIEDLYRSSFAETAEMGELDTVDDLLGDTGMDDEMIETNHVSSSSEPGFADISKDDQPNGEIKEFDWSPESLVASDEEEEKPAFEPKFSFDESENNASQIGASEPNIAEAVAEDEEMLWLAETASESETVPSDVGSMETIEIGHDSDLLGTLSFEPPERPKTPADDDVQLFEDIDFTKPSHPAAELEANVDDETKIVDEVDPAIHDTIPYEPGEQPPVAAVEPEPEYFSPELIERVAQRVIERLSDSIVREVAKEEVPRIAEKLIREALEHEKKD; encoded by the coding sequence GTGACCAAACCAAAGCTTCTGCTTGCTGATGATTCGGTGACGATCCGCAAGGTCGTCGAGTTGACGTTTGCTGATGAGGGCATTGATGTCTCAACGGTGGCCGATGCCGAGACGGCAATGCAGAGGTTTGTCGAGATCCAGCCGGACATTGTCCTCGTAGATGTCGGGCTCGACGGTACGAACGGCTATCAGATCTGTGAAATGATCAAGGCCGACGACGCGACGAAACACATTCCTGTCCTGCTGCTTGTTGGTTCGTTCGAACCTTTCGATCACGATGAAGCCGAACGGGTGAATGCCGACGGATTTCTGACAAAGCCTTTTCATTCAATTCGCGACCTTGTTGCGCGGGTTTGGGAAATGCTGGGTCGAGAAATCGAAGCAGCAAAGCCGGCAGTTGATGAAGAGATACCGCCCGTTCCGACCTTCGGAGATGAATTCAGTGAGGATGTACCCGTAACAGATCAACCGGAATCTGATGATATCGAAGACCTCTATCGCAGCAGCTTTGCGGAGACGGCAGAGATGGGTGAACTCGACACCGTTGATGACCTGCTTGGCGATACGGGAATGGACGACGAGATGATAGAAACCAATCACGTTTCGTCTTCGTCTGAGCCCGGCTTTGCAGATATCTCCAAAGATGATCAACCGAATGGAGAAATAAAGGAATTTGACTGGTCACCCGAATCGCTGGTCGCGTCTGACGAAGAAGAGGAAAAGCCTGCGTTTGAACCTAAGTTTTCGTTTGACGAATCTGAAAATAATGCTTCACAAATTGGAGCATCCGAACCTAATATCGCTGAGGCCGTTGCTGAAGACGAAGAGATGTTGTGGCTCGCCGAGACTGCTAGCGAATCTGAAACGGTGCCCAGCGATGTCGGCAGCATGGAAACGATCGAGATCGGTCATGATAGCGACCTTCTCGGTACTCTTAGTTTTGAGCCTCCGGAACGGCCGAAAACTCCGGCTGACGACGACGTACAGTTGTTCGAAGATATTGATTTCACAAAGCCCAGCCATCCAGCAGCCGAACTTGAGGCTAATGTCGACGATGAAACTAAAATAGTGGATGAGGTCGATCCTGCAATTCACGACACGATCCCGTACGAGCCGGGCGAACAGCCTCCCGTCGCCGCCGTCGAGCCCGAACCGGAATATTTTTCGCCGGAACTGATCGAACGAGTAGCTCAGCGTGTGATCGAACGGCTGTCGGACAGCATCGTCAGGGAAGTTGCAAAAGAAGAAGTTCCTCGTATCGCTGAGAAGCTAATACGTGAAGCTCTCGAACACGAAAAGAAAGATTGA
- the ftsZ gene encoding cell division protein FtsZ, with protein MFIDEPPITGARIKVIGVGGGGSNAVNRMIDAGIKGVEFIVANTDLQALNASKAPMKIQLGSASTRGLGAGSNPEVGRQAALEDTEKLLDILEGSDMVFVTAGLGGGTGTGAAPVVASLAIELGILTVAVVTKPFTVEGKKRMAQAEKGLAELRGCVDTLLTIPNSKLREVEEKITIMDAFKRADDVLLQAVRGITDLIITPGIINLDFADVTTVMKGKGVALMGIGEGTGEDAASKAMRAALDYKLLEENSIKGAKAALINVTGGPDMILSEVEDAIGLIESEADDNADIIWGSVIKEDMGDEIRITVIATGFDSILASQLPKPGMQNTHAVAAGASPKPSDIMLPPDLQPVENLDVPTFMRRQAD; from the coding sequence ATGTTTATCGATGAGCCCCCGATCACCGGTGCTCGTATCAAAGTTATTGGCGTCGGAGGCGGCGGGAGCAATGCCGTAAACCGGATGATCGACGCCGGGATCAAGGGCGTTGAGTTCATCGTAGCGAACACTGACCTTCAGGCTCTAAACGCCTCGAAGGCTCCGATGAAGATCCAACTCGGCAGCGCTTCGACACGCGGCCTCGGAGCAGGATCGAATCCGGAGGTCGGACGCCAGGCAGCTCTGGAAGACACCGAAAAACTTCTCGACATACTCGAAGGTTCGGATATGGTTTTTGTGACCGCCGGACTTGGCGGCGGAACGGGAACCGGTGCCGCGCCAGTGGTCGCTTCGCTTGCGATAGAATTGGGTATTTTGACCGTTGCCGTGGTCACCAAACCGTTCACGGTCGAAGGCAAGAAACGCATGGCACAGGCTGAGAAAGGCCTTGCGGAGCTTCGCGGATGTGTCGATACACTGCTCACGATCCCGAATTCGAAGCTTCGCGAGGTCGAAGAGAAGATCACGATCATGGACGCCTTTAAGCGGGCCGATGACGTGCTGCTGCAGGCAGTTCGGGGTATTACCGATCTGATCATTACGCCGGGAATCATCAATCTCGATTTTGCCGACGTAACAACTGTCATGAAAGGCAAAGGCGTCGCGCTGATGGGAATCGGTGAGGGAACCGGGGAAGATGCAGCTTCAAAAGCTATGCGTGCTGCCCTCGATTACAAACTTCTCGAAGAAAATTCGATCAAAGGTGCGAAGGCCGCGCTTATCAATGTTACAGGCGGTCCGGACATGATCTTGAGCGAGGTCGAAGATGCGATCGGCCTGATCGAGTCTGAGGCTGACGACAACGCGGACATCATCTGGGGAAGCGTCATTAAGGAAGACATGGGTGACGAGATCCGCATCACGGTCATCGCCACCGGGTTTGACTCGATCCTGGCATCGCAATTGCCAAAACCGGGAATGCAGAATACTCACGCAGTTGCGGCGGGAGCATCGCCGAAACCGTCAGATATCATGCTGCCGCCGGATCTGCAGCCGGTTGAGAATTTGGATGTTCCGACGTTCATGCGTCGTCAGGCGGATTAA
- the ftsA gene encoding cell division protein FtsA produces MNSEIHAIGLDIGTSRVRCVVGEPSPDGRMNIVGLGETESKGLRRGVVTSTESVAEAIRKAIGEAERVSGIDIGSATINLSGEHLRGENKNGVVAVAGPDKEITDEDIDRAIDSASAMPLTPGWEIVSRLPQEFIVDGQDGITEPIGMNGSRLEALVHVVTSPSAARQNLIKAVTRAGVDVENLVLEPLAAAASVLTDDDKEYGCALVNMGAEITSLMIFGRGAVQHSAVFPFGSMLFTKDIATGLRVSIPEANKIKQAYGCVAGFLLDEDERQEIIEIIPFGRTEKRGLSKEILCDIMQPRAVELIQHVAREAAKAKAQISGGVFLTGGGAMVRGIAEIAEQIFDAPTRAGYLEPSFFGGLAEEVQGPQWATACGLALRSMQTQMRGNSPGGKSSAKKVAEWFGSFRDKFR; encoded by the coding sequence ATGAACAGCGAGATACACGCAATTGGACTAGATATCGGCACGAGCCGAGTGAGGTGTGTCGTCGGCGAACCTTCGCCCGATGGCCGAATGAACATCGTCGGCCTCGGAGAGACCGAATCCAAAGGACTGCGTCGGGGTGTCGTCACATCGACCGAATCCGTCGCGGAGGCGATTCGGAAAGCAATAGGCGAAGCAGAACGCGTGAGCGGGATCGATATCGGATCGGCGACGATCAACCTGTCTGGCGAGCATCTTCGCGGAGAGAACAAGAACGGGGTGGTAGCTGTCGCCGGGCCCGACAAAGAAATAACGGACGAAGACATCGACCGGGCGATCGATTCCGCTAGCGCGATGCCTCTGACGCCGGGTTGGGAGATTGTCAGCCGTTTGCCGCAGGAGTTTATTGTTGACGGCCAGGACGGAATTACCGAGCCGATCGGAATGAACGGTTCTCGGCTCGAAGCTTTGGTCCATGTGGTTACGAGCCCAAGTGCGGCACGCCAAAATTTGATCAAAGCCGTAACACGAGCTGGGGTCGATGTCGAAAATCTAGTTCTCGAACCGCTTGCGGCGGCCGCGAGTGTGTTAACCGACGATGACAAAGAATACGGCTGTGCTCTCGTGAATATGGGAGCGGAGATCACAAGCCTGATGATCTTTGGCCGAGGAGCGGTCCAGCATTCGGCGGTGTTTCCGTTCGGGAGTATGTTGTTCACAAAGGATATTGCAACGGGCTTGCGGGTTTCGATCCCGGAGGCGAATAAGATAAAACAGGCTTATGGCTGTGTCGCCGGATTCCTGCTCGACGAAGACGAAAGGCAGGAGATCATCGAGATCATTCCTTTTGGACGGACCGAGAAACGCGGGCTTTCGAAAGAGATACTCTGCGACATCATGCAGCCGCGTGCAGTCGAGCTCATTCAGCACGTTGCCCGCGAGGCGGCAAAGGCAAAGGCACAGATCTCGGGCGGTGTATTCTTGACAGGCGGCGGAGCAATGGTTCGCGGCATTGCGGAGATCGCTGAACAAATATTTGATGCTCCCACACGAGCGGGATATCTCGAGCCATCGTTCTTTGGCGGACTCGCGGAAGAGGTTCAGGGGCCGCAATGGGCGACGGCGTGCGGATTGGCTCTGAGGTCGATGCAAACGCAGATGCGCGGCAATTCACCGGGCGGAAAATCTTCAGCAAAGAAGGTTGCGGAATGGTTCGGCAGCTTTAGAGATAAATTTCGATAA
- the pdxA gene encoding 4-hydroxythreonine-4-phosphate dehydrogenase PdxA, producing the protein MPIVGITMGDAAGIGPEIVLKALEDKTLKEACRCVIIGDASFLRKTANELASTFKLTVFGDESANKIEVFDLNNLPDKFPIGIDAALTGKASAENIEAAVKLWRDGKIDAICTAPISKKAIHLGGYDFPGHTEFLADLTDTKDFRMSFFAEGLRTVLLSTHLPILRAIDLIKKDSLIDLIAFTDREMSKLLGRKVSIAVAGLNPHASEGGMFGSEEAAEITPAIEHCRNILGIEASGPYSPDTIFLRGFKGDFDAVIALYHDQATIAVKSLSFGTGVNVTLGLQVIRTSVDHGTAFDIAGKGIAEASSMISAIKLAGELVKGSQNDSKV; encoded by the coding sequence GTGCCCATCGTCGGAATCACAATGGGCGATGCCGCCGGGATCGGACCGGAGATCGTTCTAAAGGCTCTCGAAGACAAAACTCTAAAAGAGGCATGCCGATGTGTGATCATCGGCGACGCCTCTTTTTTGCGTAAGACGGCGAATGAATTGGCGTCGACGTTCAAGCTAACCGTATTTGGTGATGAAAGTGCGAACAAGATCGAGGTATTCGATCTCAATAACTTGCCTGATAAATTCCCAATCGGTATCGACGCGGCCTTAACCGGAAAAGCCTCCGCCGAAAATATCGAAGCCGCCGTAAAACTTTGGCGTGATGGAAAGATCGACGCGATCTGTACGGCTCCGATCAGCAAGAAGGCGATCCATCTCGGCGGATACGATTTTCCCGGCCATACCGAGTTTCTGGCTGACTTAACTGATACGAAAGACTTCCGCATGAGTTTTTTTGCCGAAGGCTTGCGAACCGTCCTGCTTTCAACGCACCTGCCGATCCTGCGTGCGATCGATCTGATAAAAAAAGACAGTCTCATCGACCTTATAGCATTTACGGACCGAGAAATGTCCAAATTGCTTGGCCGTAAGGTGTCGATCGCGGTCGCCGGGCTCAATCCACATGCATCCGAAGGCGGAATGTTCGGCAGCGAAGAAGCTGCCGAGATCACGCCGGCGATCGAGCATTGCCGGAACATTTTGGGAATCGAGGCCAGTGGGCCGTATTCGCCCGATACGATATTTTTACGCGGATTCAAGGGGGATTTTGATGCTGTCATAGCTCTTTACCACGATCAGGCAACGATCGCGGTTAAGTCGCTTTCGTTTGGCACGGGCGTGAATGTTACGCTCGGATTGCAGGTGATCCGTACGTCGGTCGATCACGGTACTGCCTTCGATATTGCTGGAAAAGGCATCGCTGAGGCGTCTAGTATGATTTCAGCGATCAAGTTGGCGGGCGAACTCGTAAAGGGTTCGCAAAACGATAGTAAAGTCTGA